In Lentimicrobiaceae bacterium, the genomic window GTTTACTACCCCGATGTAGAAGGTGTGAAATTGCTTTGCCTTCCCATTAAGGCATACAGGTTTATTAAGGCATTTCGTATTGCTTACAAACTCGTTGTTAAAAACATAGGCAAACCTACTCTAACTCACGTCAATATTTTAACACGTATGGGAATATTAGCCGAATGTTTACGCATATTTAAGAAGATTCCATACGTGATAACCGAACATTGGTCGAGGTACTTGCCTATTACCAATACTTACAAAGGTTTTTTCAGAAAAATTGCTACGAAACGTGTTGTAAAAAAAGCATCGGCGGTTAGTACGGTTAGCAAAAACCTTGAAAATGCAATGAAAAGCCATAAGTTGTTGAACGATAATTACTTTCTATTGCCAAACGTGGTCGATTTTGATTTGTTTACACTCAGACACAATAACAAATCGGACGTTTTCAGATTTTTGCACGTTTCGTGTTTTGAAGACAGGTCTAAAAACATTAGCGGTTTGCTAAAAGCTACATTAAAACTTTCGGAAGAAGTATCTAATTTTGAACTCGTTCTGGTCGGCGATGGTGTTGACTTTGAAGTTATGAAACAACAAGCTGCTAATATGCCTTTTAAAGCCGGCACTATTAAGTTTACCGGACTTTTAGAAGGAAAAGATTTG contains:
- a CDS encoding glycosyltransferase, whose amino-acid sequence is MKNKDLHILFLTRWYPHKFDSMFGLFVQRHAEVACQIGNVSVIYLHELKDGQKKWTVTNDIENNCHVVRVYYPDVEGVKLLCLPIKAYRFIKAFRIAYKLVVKNIGKPTLTHVNILTRMGILAECLRIFKKIPYVITEHWSRYLPITNTYKGFFRKIATKRVVKKASAVSTVSKNLENAMKSHKLLNDNYFLLPNVVDFDLFTLRHNNKSDVFRFLHVSCFEDRSKNISGLLKATLKLSEEVSNFELVLVGDGVDFEVMKQQAANMPFKAGTIKFTGLLEGKDLVEEFRKANALILFSNYENMPVVISEAFACGLPVIATKVGGIPEFVSESNGILVDRGNEEQLKNAMQEIMLNYSKYDSNKIRNQADKIFSQAAVKKSLENLYSKIN